The Candidatus Eisenbacteria bacterium genome includes a window with the following:
- a CDS encoding YtxH domain-containing protein: protein MALMLAPMAGEETRRHLGEAARKLKDGAKDRVDDIKHMVKDRAEEVGGAIDAGKDAFRGAVREHV from the coding sequence TTGGCTCTGATGCTCGCGCCGATGGCCGGTGAGGAGACGCGTCGCCATCTCGGCGAAGCGGCCCGCAAGCTGAAGGACGGGGCCAAAGATCGGGTGGACGACATCAAGCACATGGTCAAGGACCGTGCCGAGGAAGTCGGCGGCGCGATCGACGCCGGCAAGGACGCGTTCCGAGGAGCGGTCCGAGAGCACGTCTGA
- a CDS encoding thiamine pyrophosphate-binding protein, whose amino-acid sequence MHVTQGAMRANPMGVAPRRGAADATVVTELVALLERLGVKEAFGVSGGAMAALWDAMSSSSLGVYHFRHENGAAFAAIEASFASGRPTVLFTTTGPGLTNAMTGIVAAREERARVIVLSAYTSASSRGRFAIQETSRSTMPASLYDAGRMFHFASVVEDTRQLDAIESGLAAGLRRRGGFVAHLALDSAVQSAPAARSQVLSAATPVPADSPTLARVADCVNALSDGPFAIWVGFGARDAAAEVAALARRMRAPVMCSPRGKGIFPETDPLFVGVTGLAGHSSVMRYLEDFKPRRLLVLGSRIGEPTSFWDRRFITPEGFVHIDVDPEVPGVAFGTARTLAIVADVGTTLREVLDTLRPPSDGVAPELPHPQIERVQKRGDGRVRPEALMDALQDCVVDRSDATLLSESGNSFLWTTHRLRFAEPHRYRVSTGVGAMGHAAAGVVGAALATGRRAVAVVGDGALLMTNEINTAVKFGAPVAWVVLNDGRYGMCAQGMEALGLVADAAFPQVDFAAFARAQGARAARVDHEVQLDGALAEAMAADGPFVLDVRIDPQCKAPASLRNAALAEPLPPNHERVFPQTNGNGSGH is encoded by the coding sequence ATGCATGTGACGCAGGGTGCAATGCGCGCGAATCCGATGGGTGTCGCACCTCGCCGCGGTGCGGCCGATGCAACGGTCGTGACGGAGCTGGTCGCACTGCTTGAGCGCCTCGGGGTGAAGGAAGCGTTTGGCGTCTCGGGCGGCGCGATGGCGGCCCTGTGGGACGCGATGTCATCCAGCTCGCTCGGCGTCTATCACTTCCGTCACGAGAACGGTGCCGCGTTCGCGGCCATCGAAGCGAGCTTCGCGAGTGGTCGGCCGACGGTGCTGTTCACGACCACCGGCCCGGGACTCACCAACGCCATGACGGGCATCGTGGCGGCCCGCGAAGAGCGCGCTCGCGTCATCGTCCTGTCCGCCTACACCTCGGCCTCGTCTCGGGGACGCTTCGCGATCCAGGAGACCTCTCGAAGCACCATGCCTGCTTCACTCTACGACGCCGGTCGAATGTTTCACTTCGCCTCGGTGGTCGAGGACACCCGACAGCTCGACGCGATCGAGAGCGGGCTCGCGGCCGGCCTGCGCCGCCGCGGCGGCTTCGTCGCTCACCTGGCTCTGGACAGCGCGGTACAGAGCGCACCTGCGGCCCGGTCGCAAGTGCTGTCGGCGGCCACCCCGGTGCCCGCGGATTCACCGACCCTCGCCAGAGTCGCCGACTGCGTGAATGCGCTCAGCGATGGTCCGTTCGCGATCTGGGTCGGCTTCGGCGCACGCGACGCGGCCGCCGAGGTCGCTGCACTGGCGCGCCGCATGCGCGCTCCGGTGATGTGCTCACCCCGCGGCAAGGGCATCTTCCCGGAAACCGATCCGCTGTTCGTGGGCGTGACCGGTCTGGCGGGACACTCATCGGTGATGCGGTACCTCGAAGACTTCAAGCCCCGGCGCCTGCTGGTTCTCGGTTCGCGGATCGGCGAGCCGACCTCGTTCTGGGATCGCCGATTCATCACGCCGGAGGGGTTCGTTCACATCGACGTGGATCCCGAGGTTCCGGGCGTTGCGTTCGGTACCGCACGCACGCTCGCGATCGTGGCCGACGTCGGCACGACGCTGCGGGAGGTGCTCGACACGCTGCGGCCGCCGAGCGACGGCGTGGCGCCGGAACTGCCGCATCCGCAGATCGAGCGGGTTCAAAAGCGCGGTGACGGACGGGTGCGCCCCGAAGCGCTCATGGATGCACTTCAGGACTGTGTGGTCGATCGCAGCGACGCGACGCTGTTGTCCGAGTCCGGCAATTCGTTCCTGTGGACGACGCACCGACTGCGCTTCGCCGAGCCGCACCGCTACCGGGTCAGCACCGGCGTGGGGGCGATGGGGCACGCGGCCGCGGGAGTGGTCGGTGCGGCGCTCGCGACCGGTCGGCGCGCGGTCGCCGTGGTCGGCGACGGCGCGCTGCTCATGACCAACGAGATCAATACGGCGGTCAAGTTCGGTGCGCCGGTCGCGTGGGTGGTGCTCAACGATGGCCGCTACGGCATGTGCGCCCAGGGTATGGAGGCACTCGGACTCGTGGCCGACGCCGCGTTTCCGCAGGTCGACTTCGCGGCGTTCGCGCGCGCGCAGGGTGCCCGGGCGGCGCGTGTCGACCACGAAGTGCAGCTCGACGGCGCGTTGGCCGAGGCGATGGCGGCGGATGGCCCGTTCGTGCTCGACGTTCGGATCGACCCGCAATGCAAGGCCCCGGCATCGCTTCGCAACGCGGCACTCGCCGAGCCACTCCCACCGAATCACGAGCGCGTCTTCCCGCAGACCAACGGGAACGGGAGCGGTCACTAG
- a CDS encoding cytochrome P450: protein MSYRPAPTTTPHEVVASPPDLFAPEFAADPYPHYRRMRDEYPLHFHAPTRAWILSRYDDVRLALTHPAFTTRSYAAQTEPLLGKTLIQLDGREHALQRQLLTPSFREGSIRERFSELIASAIDELTGAVAARGEADLIGQVVVHLPVRIMAGLLGLPAQDRDRFREWYTALIQGALNLAGDPGIAIAATTARDQLDAYLRPLIVARRELPGTDLISTLAATTVEGDRLTDEQIIRFAMLMVFAGGETTEKGLATTLRNLLAHPDALAAVRQDRSLLPRAIAESFRYTAPTHMVPRQTCEEVTVSGGLLPAGAEVMCFLGSANRDDRRFTDPDRFDMDRPEADPRRAFTGAADHLAFGGGRHFCLGAVLSRFEIEVALSRIFDALPDLRLAGEVPPPDVGLFLRGPATLPVRFTART from the coding sequence ATGAGCTACCGGCCTGCGCCGACTACGACCCCGCACGAGGTGGTGGCGTCACCGCCCGACCTGTTCGCCCCGGAGTTCGCGGCCGATCCCTACCCGCACTATCGCCGCATGCGAGACGAGTATCCGCTCCACTTTCACGCCCCGACTCGCGCATGGATCCTGAGCCGCTATGACGACGTGCGATTGGCGCTGACCCACCCCGCGTTCACGACCCGGAGCTACGCCGCGCAGACCGAGCCATTGCTCGGCAAGACGCTCATCCAGCTCGACGGTCGCGAGCACGCGCTCCAGCGGCAGCTCCTGACGCCGTCGTTTCGGGAGGGGAGCATTCGCGAGCGCTTCTCGGAGCTGATCGCCAGTGCGATCGACGAGCTGACGGGTGCGGTCGCGGCGCGCGGCGAGGCGGATCTGATCGGTCAGGTGGTGGTGCATCTTCCCGTGCGCATCATGGCGGGGTTGCTCGGCCTGCCCGCGCAAGACCGCGACCGGTTTCGCGAGTGGTACACCGCGCTGATTCAAGGAGCGCTCAATCTCGCCGGTGACCCGGGCATCGCGATCGCGGCGACCACGGCGCGCGATCAGCTCGATGCCTACCTGCGACCGCTGATCGTGGCGCGCCGCGAGCTCCCCGGCACCGATCTGATCTCCACGCTGGCGGCGACCACGGTCGAGGGCGATCGACTGACCGACGAGCAGATCATCCGATTCGCGATGCTCATGGTGTTCGCGGGTGGTGAGACCACCGAAAAGGGACTCGCGACCACGCTGCGCAACCTGCTCGCGCATCCCGACGCGCTGGCCGCCGTGCGACAGGATCGTTCACTGCTGCCGCGCGCGATCGCCGAGTCGTTTCGCTACACGGCGCCCACTCACATGGTGCCGCGTCAGACCTGCGAGGAGGTGACGGTCTCGGGGGGACTGCTTCCGGCGGGGGCCGAGGTCATGTGCTTTCTGGGCTCGGCCAACCGCGACGACCGCCGCTTCACCGACCCCGATCGCTTCGACATGGATCGACCCGAGGCCGACCCCAGGCGCGCGTTCACGGGTGCGGCCGACCATCTCGCGTTCGGAGGCGGAAGGCACTTCTGCCTGGGGGCCGTGCTGTCGCGCTTCGAGATCGAGGTGGCATTGAGCCGCATCTTCGATGCCTTGCCCGACCTGCGACTCGCAGGCGAGGTGCCGCCGCCCGATGTCGGGCTGTTCCTGCGCGGCCCGGCGACGCTTCCGGTTCGGTTCACCGCGCGGACCTAG
- a CDS encoding glycosyltransferase family 2 protein, producing the protein MWGDVALRLSDRLFGRFVLIYGALLFAQYFVLGVLAFVDARRELRRQQVSDRLSLFEGDLAPPISILVPAYNEGPTIVDSIRSLMHLRYPSFEIIVVNDGSKDGTLQAMVDAFGLRPSLRTLRARVPQERVRGVYSSPDYPFLVVLDTVNGGKAQSLNMALAVARHPLFCAIDADSMLERDTLLQLALPFYLDASVIVTGGVVRPANGSLFDHGRMVKARVSRRALVRLQTVEYLRGMLAGRMGWNLMDSLFIVSGALGLFSRDAVLAVGGFRTDTLGEDMELIMRLQRWARRNGRRRAVRFVGSAVAWTEVPENLRTLSRQRGRWHQGLAESLWLNRQILLTERFAIHHGIAFLSQLLFELFGPVIELTGLALTVVLVATGHLHSVFPLLYLALFVAGGIVNSLLGLALETVVCPRYTRGREFLILMAYAVLENLGYRQLMAWFRVRGLWNAMRKRKAWGVMARKGHAAATDSSEIQRAA; encoded by the coding sequence GTGTGGGGTGACGTGGCGCTGCGGCTCTCCGATCGGCTGTTCGGACGGTTCGTTCTGATCTACGGCGCACTGCTCTTTGCTCAGTACTTCGTGCTGGGAGTGCTCGCGTTCGTGGATGCAAGGCGCGAGCTGCGCCGCCAGCAGGTCTCGGATCGCTTGAGCCTGTTCGAGGGTGATCTGGCGCCACCCATCAGCATTCTGGTGCCGGCCTACAACGAAGGCCCGACGATCGTGGACTCGATCCGCTCGCTCATGCACCTGCGTTACCCGTCGTTCGAGATCATCGTCGTCAACGACGGCTCCAAAGACGGCACGTTGCAGGCGATGGTGGATGCGTTCGGATTGCGCCCCTCCCTTCGCACGCTGCGCGCACGCGTGCCTCAGGAACGCGTGCGCGGGGTCTACTCTTCGCCCGACTATCCGTTTCTGGTGGTGCTCGACACCGTGAACGGCGGCAAGGCGCAGTCACTCAACATGGCGCTGGCGGTGGCGCGCCACCCGCTGTTCTGCGCCATCGACGCGGACTCCATGCTGGAGCGCGACACGCTGCTTCAGCTGGCGCTCCCCTTCTATCTCGACGCCTCGGTGATCGTGACCGGGGGCGTGGTGCGACCCGCCAACGGCAGCCTCTTCGATCACGGTCGCATGGTGAAGGCGCGAGTCTCGAGGCGAGCACTCGTGCGGCTTCAGACCGTCGAGTACCTGCGCGGCATGCTGGCGGGACGCATGGGTTGGAATCTGATGGATAGCCTGTTCATCGTGTCGGGCGCACTCGGGTTGTTCTCACGCGACGCGGTCCTCGCGGTGGGCGGCTTTCGTACCGACACGCTCGGCGAAGACATGGAGCTGATCATGCGACTGCAGCGCTGGGCGCGGCGCAACGGGCGCCGCCGTGCGGTGCGTTTCGTCGGCAGTGCGGTGGCATGGACCGAAGTGCCCGAGAACCTTCGCACCCTGTCGCGCCAGCGCGGGCGCTGGCATCAGGGCCTGGCGGAGTCGCTGTGGCTCAATCGCCAGATCCTTCTGACCGAGCGCTTCGCGATTCACCACGGCATCGCGTTTCTGTCGCAGTTGCTGTTCGAGCTGTTCGGTCCCGTGATCGAACTGACCGGGCTGGCATTGACGGTGGTGCTGGTCGCGACCGGGCACCTGCACTCGGTGTTCCCGTTGCTCTACCTGGCGCTGTTCGTGGCCGGAGGCATCGTGAACTCGCTGCTCGGACTCGCACTCGAGACCGTCGTATGCCCACGCTACACGCGCGGGCGCGAGTTCCTGATTCTGATGGCGTATGCGGTGCTCGAGAACCTCGGCTACCGGCAGCTCATGGCGTGGTTTCGCGTGCGCGGACTCTGGAACGCCATGCGCAAACGTAAAGCGTGGGGCGTCATGGCGCGGAAGGGTCACGCCGCGGCGACCGACTCGAGCGAGATTCAGCGCGCCGCGTGA